The segment CATCATGATCGAATATGACATCGACTTTCGAAATGAAATATCAGGCATCCGATTACCTGACACGGTATCTCCAACCTCTTCGCAGACAAGAAAGGCCACGTGATACGTCGCATCACGCGGCCCTTTTTGTGACTGCCTTAAGTCTTTTCATAAGACCTAATTTCTGCGTCGAATTTCGGATGACGCCCTTTCAGGTTGCCCAGACGATCTCGTCGCTGACCACTTCTTTACCAAGCGAATTGCAAACCGCCGTTACCAGCATGGAACGTTTGCCGATCGTTGGTTTGCAGGTTGTAACCAGCAAACAGACTTGTCCATCCACCACGGCTGTAGTTCAAGCCCGTGCCAATCACGGCCCAGTCGCGTCCCAAGCTTAGACCGCTGGTCGTGAATCCGGCGCCACCGACTTGGCCGTTTACGTTCGTGGTCGTATCGAGGAATTCATGCATCCAGTGGGCCGAAGCGTACGGCGAAACGTTGCCACCGATCATCGATCGAGATGGGCCCTGGAATGAACTGCCAACTAGGGCACGCAACGAGTGTTCGTTAACACCGTCCAAGTTCGCCGCGCCGAGACCTGTTTCGGAATGCCCGTCTTGGTGCAGCCAGATGTATTGCAGTCCGACATTGGGACGCAGCACGGTGCGGCCCCACTGAATTTCACGGCCACGTTCCAAATAGGTACCCAGTTGGCCTCCATCGAATTCACCGCGAGCCCCCGAGTCACGGGCGGTCCGGTAGTGATCGTAAGCCGCTGTTCCCGCCAGAATGTAGTAGTCGCCTCGGCAATCGCCACGACGCAAGAACGCACCAACTTGACCACTTTCGATATCGGCAGTGTCGCCATCGTCGGAGTCCACGTTCTGGTTGCTGTATCCGCCAAACATACCCAGCAGCGTATAGCGATCGACGTTGCGATAGATGCCCAACTGGGTGCCACCACTGCTGTAGTCCAATCCGGAAATGCCTCCTTGCGATCGCACATCACCGCCGACACCGTAGCCGCTGATCCAACCGCCCCATGGGTTGATTCGTGATTGACACTGCGCGTCACAGGCACTGCCACCAGCGACCGATGAACCGGATGCCACATAAGTTTCTTGATAGCCCACCAATGCGATCGCATCGTCGCGAGTCGGCATTGTCAAGGCGAGCGGCTGGTAACCACCGCTGAACCTTTGGGTCGCCGCAATGCTTTGCAATTGTTGGCTCAGCGAACGAAACGACGCGCTGCTGTTCTGAAAACCAACCTGCGCCGATGTGCCATTGATCTGCCCTGTCGTGCGATCTCTTAGCAACTCGAAGACAAGATTCTGCAAGTAAAAGGAACCGGAGCTCGGAAATGTAGCCGCAAAGAAATAGTCTTCATTGGCCAAGAAAGTGAACGGCGTTGATGGACGTTTATCGGTTCCAGTCTCGGCGGACTGAGCCGTGGCTGAAACCCCTGCGCCCGTGAACGTGAAATAGTTCCCAGCATCATTGCTGTTGTTGATATCGTATTGGGTCCAGCGAACCGATTGGTCGAACCTTAGTGTGAACGTATTTGGTTCGAAGTCGCTAAACTCCAGCCCGGATGCGCGATCGTGGAAATGGCCGAAAGGGCCTGGGTTAAAGAACTCTGCGTTAACCGTTCCCACTTGCTTGGTGAAACTACTCGCGAAGTCTTCGCTCTGATCGAACGTGATAGTCCCCTGGGCGCTCGCAGCCGAAGTCGCCATCAGCAGCGGCAACATTCGTAAAGCCTGGCCAGCCCACCGTCTTATTCTTCCATTTCTTCCTTGCGGCCGTTTCAATTTTGATTTTGCTTCCGTGCGTAGTTTCATTCTGAAGAACTCTATGGGCGATTGGATAACCGTATGACTGCTATCCTTCGGACCGAACCGATCTGGGAACAGAATGAATCAGTCTGACTCGGACTGCTTCACGAACGGGTCAATCCGCATGTACCGATCCAACAAGATTTGCCGATTCCGACTATCGAATCGGATGCACGCACGAACAGGTCCGAATCGGTCACGCCGAACCAGCCAGATATGTCGCTGCGGGCAATCATCAA is part of the Rubripirellula reticaptiva genome and harbors:
- a CDS encoding autotransporter outer membrane beta-barrel domain-containing protein codes for the protein MKLRTEAKSKLKRPQGRNGRIRRWAGQALRMLPLLMATSAASAQGTITFDQSEDFASSFTKQVGTVNAEFFNPGPFGHFHDRASGLEFSDFEPNTFTLRFDQSVRWTQYDINNSNDAGNYFTFTGAGVSATAQSAETGTDKRPSTPFTFLANEDYFFAATFPSSGSFYLQNLVFELLRDRTTGQINGTSAQVGFQNSSASFRSLSQQLQSIAATQRFSGGYQPLALTMPTRDDAIALVGYQETYVASGSSVAGGSACDAQCQSRINPWGGWISGYGVGGDVRSQGGISGLDYSSGGTQLGIYRNVDRYTLLGMFGGYSNQNVDSDDGDTADIESGQVGAFLRRGDCRGDYYILAGTAAYDHYRTARDSGARGEFDGGQLGTYLERGREIQWGRTVLRPNVGLQYIWLHQDGHSETGLGAANLDGVNEHSLRALVGSSFQGPSRSMIGGNVSPYASAHWMHEFLDTTTNVNGQVGGAGFTTSGLSLGRDWAVIGTGLNYSRGGWTSLFAGYNLQTNDRQTFHAGNGGLQFAW